From the Macaca nemestrina isolate mMacNem1 chromosome 7, mMacNem.hap1, whole genome shotgun sequence genome, the window ACTGCAGTTCCCATCTTCTTTCCCactgaaaaagagaaattcaTAAAATGAGAGGCCAAAGAAAATTCAGAAGGGAAATGGGTGTTACCAGACCAAAGAAAAATGTTATCCAATCCCCTCATGAGAGAAGACCTCTCTCATCTGCATCAAGAGCCTCACTGGGGGCCTCAAGCTATGTGTGATACAGTCCTTTGGGTTTATGGATGTCTAGGAATTTACGCTTTGGCATGACAGGTTACAGATAGTTGCCTAGTATGTAGGAAGACTAATAAGCAGACCCTCAGAAAACCACCTCTTAGGGGAAGGTATCCGGAATTAAGACTGTTCCAAAGTATCCAAGCTGATTATACCAAGATGCCCCCAGTTGGTTGTCTAAAGTATTTACTAGTAATAGTAGATCACCTTACTCATTGGGTAGAAGCTATTTCCTTTCAAGTGCAACTGCTAATAATGTGGTCAAAACATTAGTTGAAAATATTACACCCAGGTTTGGATTAATAGGAAACATTGATTCAGATAATGGGACTTGTTTCACTGCACATGTCATTAAGAAATTAGCCTAGGTACTGGATATAACATGGGAAATCATACTCCCTGGCACCCACCTTCATCAGgaagagtgggaaaaaaatgaaccaaAGTCTAAGAAGCCACTTAAGCAAATTTTAGTCTTAGAGACTTGGTTGCCATGGACTAGATGCCTTCCCATTGCCCTGTTGAGAGTCCGAACTACTCCTCAGAGAGATGTCGGCTTATCCCCTTATGAAATGTTGTATAAGTTGCTCTATTCGCACTCCACTGCTGACATTCCCAAGTTCGAAACaaaagatcagtttctcagaaattatgtccttggtttatcttccactttctcttgcctcagaacTAAAGGTCTTTTAGCACAGGCACCACCCCGAGAGTTTCCAGTACACCAACATCAGCCTAGGGACCACAACCTCGTCAAAAGTTGGAGCGAAAGAAAACTCGAACCAGCTTAGGAAGGACCCTGCCTAGTGCTTCTAACCATTGAGAACACAGTTAAAACAGCAGAAAtaggatggactcatcacacccaGGTCAAAAGAGCACCACCTCCTCCAAAATCATGGACAGCTATTCTAGGGCTAACTCCAAACAAGCTAAAGCTAAAATGGGTTTGATCCTGTTATGTtgcatctctttctttttcccatctATTGCCAGTCCTCTTGTTATTAATGTAACTAGGTCAAGTTCACCCCAAACTATTACCTTTGATGCTTGCCTTGTGATGCCCTGTGGAGATGTGTCAAACCAGAAGCAACTCTCCACTTTGGAAAAGTATCTTTGTCCTTCCCAGCTCTTCTCAGACTGGAATTCTGTTAACTGGGATAAGTTCGTTTGGGAAGAGTTGGACGAAGATTCCAGTATAAACTGAGAGTCTTGCCCTCCCAATACAAAGCTTTTATGCCATAGTTGATCCAacattctgtggaccactaaagagcaagaaTAGACTGCCCCAACCAGTAGTTGTAATTTCCTAAagccatacattcattttactaaagGAACAGCTTCCTCTAACTGTCAACTAAACCAATGCAATCCAGTACAGGCTATTATCTCAAACCTCTAAGTTCTTCCCCTTCTCTAAGCCAGTTACCTTCTTTAAGCCGGTTTTATAGTATGGAGGCTGAGGTTTCAGGAGCAGACCCAAATCCTTTGAAATACTCTTCATTGCTCCCCCACCACCTACACCTTCCCCTAAGCCTTCTTCCACAACCTCCCACAACAAAACTATCGTTCTTCCTCCATCTAATGACAAGACCAAGGTAGCTATTGTAGAAGTCAAAGACCtaaaacaaactttggcaattGAGACAGGATATCAaaatgcaaatgcctggttggaaTAGATTAAATATTTCATCCACactttaaacaaaagcaattgttatgcttgtgcacacaGCAGGCCAGAGGCCTAGACTGTCCCCTTTCCACTATGATGGTCCTCCAGTCAACCGGGCATGGGCTttatggtagctcttttccaggattccaCAGCCTGGGGTAACAAGTCGTGCCAAGCTCTTTCTCTGTTATATCCCAAAGTTCAACACCCTGCAGGTCAGccgagggccatccagcttccgtCTCCCAACACTGagttcactttgtgtctctcaTGACAAAGAGGAAACTTAGCACCCCTTAGAGACCTAAAAGGATGCAGTGAACTTAAGACTTTCCAAGAGCTCACCAACCAGTCAGCCCTTATACACCCCTGAGCAGATGTATGGTGATACTGTGGTAGACTTTTGCTGGACACTCTGCCAAGTAACGAGTGTCACTTGCGCCCTAGTCCAATTGattatccctttcaccctggcattttaTCAACCAGAGAAACTAAAAAAACACAATGTCATAAAGCAAGGGAAGCCCGTTATGGGTCTTTCAACTCCCACATTTATTTAGATGCAATTGGAGTCCCATGAGGAGTACCAAATAAATTTAAGACCTGAGATCAAATAGCTGCtggatttgagtcaatattttggtaggtgacaattaataaaaatgtagattagatatATTACacctattacaaccaacagcagtTTATTAACTATACTAGATATGCTGTTAAAGGAATAGCTGAGCAATTAGGGCCTACTAGCCAGATGGCTTGGGAAAATAGAATGACCTTAAACTTGATATTAGCAGAAAAAGGGGAAGTTTGAATCATGATTAAAACTCAATGTTGTACCTTCATCCCAAACAATACCGCCCCTGATGAAAGTATAACAAAGGCATCGCAAGGTCTAACTGCTCTGTCCAATGACTTAGCAAAAAACTCAGAAGTAAATGACCCCTTCACAGGGTGGCTAGAAAAATGGTTTGATAAATGGAAAGGGATCATAGCCTCCATCCGTACTTCCCTTGCGATTGTAGCAGTAGTACTTATCCTTGTTGGATGCTGCATCATACCTTGCATCCGCAGGCTAGTCCAAAGACATATAGAAACAGCCCTTACTAAAACTTCTGTCAGTTCCCCTCCACCGTATTCTGATAAgctctttcttttagaaaaccaaGCAGAACACCTAAGCCAAGACATGTTAAAGAAGTTTGAAGAGGAGACCTATAAAATTCAAAAGGGGGAAATTGTTAAGTACAATGAGTTCTGAGTTCCTCTGGGAACCAGTATGTCAGTATGCTCAGCGTCCTTatattttgttctccattttaaagtttaacttccttGATCTTTACACCTCCTTGCCCTTAGTTTTAGTAAACAACCCCCTTCTACCCTTTATACTCACATATTTAGAGTCCTAGGTCATCCTTAGTCACCTGCTCTGTCCTTAGTCATCCTTAGTCACCTGCTCTGTAACCATCCTTCCCGCCAAAACTGCTCACCCCGCCACTCCGGCTCGTACCCAAATAGCCTATCGGAATTAGCTGAGACTGTGCTgtccaaccctagccaatagggaaATGACACAGCAGTAGGGACTAACTGCAttagggataagaaccccttctcctcccttgtCCAGTGTACTCTTGTGACCACTTCAGGCGCGAGTGGCACCCTTCTGCAAAAGTAAATTGCCTTACTGAGAAAGCTTTTTGCTGGAGCGCTGATAATTCTTTGCAGCACCGAGCATTTGTTTCTAACATCAACTATCTACTTTCATTTTTCAGGTTAAGAAATCTCCAAAACAGTTGGCTGCTTATATAAATAGGTAAGAGTTTCTTTAAAGTTTGTGGTAAACAACAAATATGGAAGCTGGGTAAGGATGACattaagggaaaaaataagcATTCTCTTTTGTCATCATAATAATTAACTTATTGTCAGACAGCTCCTCTGTGCCAGTATCTGCACTAATAAACACATCAATATTGTCTCTGCTCCTTACAACGGTCCTACTCTATAGATAACATTACCCCTAACAGCTGATGAGAAAACTTAagatcagagaagttaagtgatttgtTCAGAATCATATAGCTAGAAAAGAGGTAAGAATGACATTCATTCTCAGATCTGCCTAACTTCTAAAGGCACTTTCTACAAAACCACTGGTTTTCAAAGTGTGATTTGAGGACCTGGGGGTCCCTAAAGACCATTCATGGAATTTGTGAAGTCAGAATTACTTCTATAGCAATACTAAGACATTGACtgtcttcattctcttttttgaGGGCACAATATAATTTTTCAAGAAGCTGTATGCCATTTGATATCACAATAGACTGAATGGAGAAGCAGAAATGAGAACCCAGCTGTCTTTTGTTAAATCAGATATTAgagatatataaaaatgtaaaacagtaccattcttctcatttttaaacaAGGTATTTTAGAAAATATGGGGTTTTGGTAAGATAGTCCGTGTTAGTATTAATATGTAATTAGTCTGTTGTttgaatgaattaacaaatgtttttaaattttgttttagtttttacacAGTAAATATCAACAGATATTATtcacataaaaaattattttggccgggcatggtggctcacgcctgtattcccagcactttgggaggtcaaggcgggtggatcacaaggtcaagagattgagatcatccttgccaacgtggtgaaaccctgtctgtactaaaaatacaaaaattagttggacgtggtggcacgcgcctgtagtcccagctactcaggaggctgaggcaagagaatcacttgaacctgggaggcagaggttgcagtgagccgagatcatgtcactgcacaccagcctggcgacagagcaagattctatctcaaaaaaaaaaaaaaaagattattttgagtcattaataatttttaaggggGCAAAGCATCCTGACACTAAAACATTTGAGAACCAGTATATTAAACCATGAGGCTTGCTCTATTGTGTTCTGTCTTactcaaataaattaatatactTCAGCTTgaactttaaaatatacaaacttGCAATCTTATTTGCTACTTTGTTAGGAAAAGATTAGGTTTCTAGAAAATGTTGTGATTTTCTTACTCCCAGAATGGcctttaatatttcatttttaaaagcattctaGTTATTATgtctgtcttcatttttatttggtaTAAAATGTCATCCTTTACATTGTCTTCCAGATaatttgtaatttcctttttactttccTCTTCAACTCagaattaagattttaaaaattctacttcgAATTTTAGTGGATTACAATCACAAAATATAGCCTATTAATTCTctgtttaaaacttttaaaggatttcatattgttctttttcatttaagaaaataaattctttttacaGAACAGTTGGACAAACTTTGAAAAGCCCAGATAAACTTCGTAAAGTGATCTATCGCAGAAAGAAAGTTCATCATCCCTTTCCAAATCCTTGTTACAGAAAAAAACAGTCCCCTGGAAGTGGGGGCTGTGACATGGCAAATAAAGAAAACGAACTGGCTTGTGCAAGCCACCTGCCTGAAAAATTACACCATGATAGTCGAACGTATTTGGTTAACTCCAGTGATTCTGGTTCTTCACAGACAGAAAGCCCATCATCAAAATATAGTGGGTTTTTTTCTGAGGTAAGTTTTTCTCTAAGTCATGTCTAGTTTAACTTTGTTCCTGTTataatcttgatttttttctttgccatattCCACTAGCAGAATAATTTGCCACCTATTGAATGTAGACTTATTTGAGTCATAGTAACTCCCTGAGACAATTTTCTAGATTAGCCAAAtttgaattaataatttattCCATTTCTCTAAGATGGGATGAAATGCTTAACAGGCTGCTAAAACTATCCAGAATGACAAGTTAGCCAGGAGATAtttaaaggaagggaaaaggagaaatcTTGGCTAAAAAAGTGGAGCactaggccagacacagtggctcacacctgtaatcccagcactttgggaggccaaggtgggtggatcacgaggttaggagtttgagaccagcatggccaacatggtgaaaccccatctctactaaaaatacaaaaattagctgggcgtggtggcaggtgcctgtgatcccagctactcagaaggaggctgagacaggagaatcgctcgaacccggagttggaggttgcagtgagttgagattgcaccattgcactccagcctgggcaacagagcgactccgtctcagaaaaaataaaaataaaaagaaggacaACAtctgcaggcagatcacctgaggtcacgagttccagaccagcctggccaacatggtaaaaccctgtctttacaaaagtacaaaaattagctgggcatgatggtgggtacctgtaatcccagctgctcgggaggctgaggcaaaagactcacttgaacctgggaggcagaggttgcagtgagccatgatcgtgccattgcactccagcctaggcaagagagcatgactctgtctcaaaaaaaaaaaaaaaaagtggaccaCCGAAGCCAGTTATCCAGACACATTTAGCTGGGCTCTCGAAATTGCCTAGTTAAAGCATAGTTCAGGCAAACCTGCTGTGGTTTGCTGCTCTTCTGGCTCAAGCAAAACTGGTTGTTTTAACAGACTCAAAAGCGTTTTTGAGAGTGATAGAAATATTCTACAACtggacctggccaacatggcaaaaccccatctctactagaaatacaaaaattagctgggcatggtggcacactttgggaggccaaggtaggtggatcacttgaggtcaggagttcaagaccagcctggccaacgtggcaaaaccccgtctctaccaaaaatacaaaaattacccaggcgtggtggtgcacacctataatgccagctacttgggaggctgaggctcaagaattgcttgaacctgggaggcagaggttgcagtgagccaaggtcatgtcactgcactccagcctgggttacagagtgagattctgtctcaaaaaaaaaaaagtggacaaaggacacaacagacacttttcaaaggaagacatacatgtagctgacaagcatatgaaaaaatgctcagcctAAATGCTAAACCtaaaatcactaatcattagagaaatgcaaactgaaaCCACGAGatatctcataccagttagaatggctatgattaaaaagtcagaaaataacagattctggcaaggttgtagaaaaaagggaacacttatacactgctggtgacaATGTAATTTAGTTTCAGCCATTGTGAAAGCAGTGTGAcaatttttcaaagaactgaaaacaatctcattattggatatatacccaaaggaatataaaacattctaccataaagacacatgtatgcgtatgttcatcgcagcactattcacagtagcaaagacatggaatcaatggaaatgcccatcagtgatagactggaaaaagaaaatgtggtgcatatacaccatggaatactatgcagccgtaaaaagaacgagatcatatCATTTGCAGTCACACAGGTgaacctggaggccattatcctaagcgaactaaTACAGGAACGGAAAGCCAAATACTTCGTGTTCTCAGTTGGAGTGGAAGCTAAACCCTGCACTAGTgcatatggacacaaagatgggaacaacagacatgaGGCCTACCTTagggtggagggtgagaagaGAGTGAGGATCAAAAACCTACCTATCAGTTACTTCACTTACTACCtgtgtgacaaaataatctgtacaccaaacccccacaaCATGCAAACTACCTGTATAACCTGCACATGTGTCCCTGAACATAAAAtaagtttgttttgtgttttgaaacagggactcttgctctgtcacccaggctgtggtgcagtggtacaatcttggcccagtgcaacctccacctcccatgttcaagcaatcctcccacctcaccctccagagtaactgggactacaggcttgtgccaccacacccagctaatttttgtatttcctatagagacagggttttgccatgctccgcaggttggtctcaaactactgagctgAAGCGATCAACGTGCCTCAGCCccatcctaaagtgctgggattacaggtatgagccactgtgcctggccagtataaaagtttcttttaaaaagtttcagttgtgcattttaaaaactacCACAGTGAGACATCTTTCTCAAGAACCTCCAAAACGTTACATTCTCAATTTCACTACTTTTCGCTAAACCTTACATTTAACTAATAGGTTTATTGCTTATTCTTGTTTCATACCTGTTTTCTTGATTGACCAGTACCTGCTCTAAAAACCTAAATCTGAAACTGATACCATAGCATCTTAGCCaagttaaaatacatataaccGTTGACCTAACTGTTCcaattgtaaaattaattttttttttttttttttttttttttttttgagacggagtctggctctgtcgcccgggctggagtgcagtggccggatctcagctcactgcaagctccgcctcccgggttcccgccattctcctgcctcagcctcccgagtagctgggaccacaggtgcccgccacctcgcccagctaattttttgtatttttagtagagacggggtttcaccgtattagccaggatggtctcgatctcctgacctcgtgatccgcccgtctcagcctcccaaagtgctgggattacaggcttgagccaccacgcccggccatgtaaaattaattttaacaaaagtATCTGTACAAGtgcacatatttacatatatcagGATGTCCACTGATGCATAGTTTTGATAGGTAAAAACCAGaatctaaataaattatggtatataaaGACTAGAGAATATgctgctgttttttgttgttgttgttgtttttaagagatgaggtctcactgtctcactgtctttcccaggctggactcaaactcctgagctcaagtggttctcccacctcagcttcccgagtagctaggactgtaggcacACAGCACTGTGCCAGGCTATGCTGTTGTTCTTTAAAAGTGAAGTTGGGCCtggtggagtggctcatgcctgtaatcccagcacttgggaggccaaggtgggcggatcatgtgaggtcaggagttcaagactagcttggccaacatggcaaaaccccatctctactaaaaatagaaaaattagttgagtgttgtggtgggtgcctataatcccagctactcagggaggctgaagcaggagaatcacttgagcctggaggtggaggctgcagtgagctgagattacaccactgcactccagcctgggcaacagagcaagaccctgtctccaaaaacaagcTTGATCTATGTTTTGACATTGAAAAATGTTCATATATTATAGGTAAAAAAGGTTTTGAACAATATAGATAATGACTTTTTCAGAGTAGTTATATGTGTACTTAGTTTGTCTTTGTCTAGAAAATAGTCAGGAAAGATACATATCAGTCTGTTAACTGATTATTTCTGCAGAGGGATATTGGATGTTTTTGTGGGCAGGTAGAGAGTATTTACTTTTTATCTTACATAGTTCTGTGTTAAACACATTAGAACAGGAAAATGACACTTCATTACCTaacaataaatagataaatttaaaTGATACTACAACACTTGTCAAAAACTGAGTTTTTGTGATTCTCATGCCATTCATTTGGTAATGACTAGcctttatgtttacatttttcttttatccatGTTATAAATTAAGTCCTAGTTTATAGGtcagctaaaaataattttacaaattattgGGTTGTAAAAGAAAAACGGTAGCTAGTAAAAAGTATAAACGGGTCTTAAATTTGTTCAGATCATTTGTTTACTATGGCCAACTGCAGTATTCCCTTTAGTGGGCCAGTAAAAGGAGTTACCTTTGCATAATATTTAACTATATCTACCAGAACGATTTAATAAAGCAGTAGTTTCATACCCTGTTTCAGTATGCTTTTTAACAAATCAGATTATTGCCTTTCAGGTTTCTCAGGACCATGAAACAATGGCCCAAGTTTTGTTCAGCAGGAATATGAGATTGAATGTAGCTTTAACTTTCTGGAGAAAGAGAAGTATAAGTGAACTTGTAGCTTATTTGTTGAGGTAAGTGTGACGTTTTATCCTCTTTGTTCAatcactttttttctgagacaaggtcttgctttgtcatccaggttggagtgcagtagtacaatcatggctcactgcagcctcaacctgctgggctcaagcagccctcccacctcagcttcccgagtagctgagtaCAGGCGCACatcagcacacctggctaatttttaaaaaaaattttggaagaCATGAGGtatcatgtttcccaggctggtctcaaactcctgagctcaagtgaaccTTCTTCATTATTCTAAACTGCCTATACGTAGCTTCAGTAGAGACAGTGTGGCTTACGTTACATTCGTCACCCATCTAAGAATAACCAAAATACAGAAAACAGTGTTTTATCAGATTGAACAAACCTGTTACCTTTTCTGACTGCCATTCTTACCTGTAAAACTAAGAGATAACAATATGGGAAAACTAACCTTCTAAAAATCCcttttgaggccaggtgtggcagtTCTTGCCTatatcccagcatttggggaggctgaggtgagagagtcacttgagcccaggagtgagagactgagcaacatagcaagactccatctctacaaaaaataaaaataattagccaggcacagtgatgcaTGCTTGTGGTCGCAGGTacttgggaggatcgcttgaacccaggagttgtagtgagctgtgattatgcacctacattccagcctggtcaacagaatgagaccccgtttcttgaaaaaaaattttttaataaaaataaaaagtaaacatccCTTTTGAGTGGGAATTTGAAGCATTACTTTCCTCATTGTATTCAAGTCTCTCAAATGTTACCTTAGGGAAGCCTTCTTTGAccaccttattttaaaatacctattaCTCCACTCCCTATTTccctttcctgttttatttttctccatagcacttacaTCAACTTGCTCTATATGTCTTAGGTCTAGTTATTTGTTTATTACCTGTCTctgccccaccccccaacccacaCACTTGCTCACACACTGGAATACAAGCCCTGTGTCATTTTTCATTGCTGTATCCACAGACCTGACTCATTGTAGATACTGacattattaaatgaatgaatttctcAAATGCAGTGTGAATAATCATAATATGAAAGTAAATAAGGAAATCAGCTCTCTAAGGCAATGCTATTCTTTTTATACTCTCAGGATAGAAGATCTTGGCGTTGTGGTAGATTGCCTTCCTGTGCTCACCAATTggtaaaaacaatatttttcagaaaaaaagtaagattAAAGGAGGTCAAATTATGGCCCATCCATATTTTTATAACTtggtatttattttagtttacaggaagaaaaacaatatatCTCACTTGGCTGCTGTGTAGACTTGTTGCCTCTAGTAAAGTCACTACTTAAAAGCAAATTTGAAGAGTAAGTGCTAATCTGAAtcttgattcatttttctttttcaacatccTTGATTTTGTGCTTTGTGAGTACGTAGTAGATTGGGCTCCATGAGACATACAAGGTTTCTGTTTTCAAGAAGCTAATAGTACAATTAGGAAAAGAGTATGAAATGACTAAAGAACAATTATAAAAGCATCTCTAAACAAATTACATGAAATATACTTTTGTGAAATAGATCATGAAGgtaacaactttttaaaagggaagagaccaatgtgtgtatgtgttttttggGAAGGAAAGTATCATCTCTTATAAAAAGGATTCTTAGATGAAAACACTTGAATTTTGTAACAAAATGTCATTTCAGATATGTTATAGTTGGTTTAAACTGGCTTCAAGCAGTCATTAAAAGGTGGTGGTCAGAACTATCAtccaaaacagaaattataagtGATGGGTGAGTATACCTTTAAAGAtaaactcatgctgaaattttCTTCAGGAAAGCAGCTTGATTAAACTAGGTAATAATTTTATCCCGTTTTCATCAGTGTGTGGTATTTATTCTCTTCGTATTCAGAGAGATACTAACTTAAGAGACTGTTCATTTGTGAAAACCACACCTGGAAGTTGAATTCCAGAGCCTCCTAACCCCCTGTATCTCTTCTTCTGGCACAACCCTACCcttcattttagaagaaaaacacaaTAGCAGTTTAATCCTCCTCTTCGTTATATGAGCAAGGGACGGAAAAGAGATGCCCATAGTTGAATAAGGAATGGAGGCACCCTGCAGGGTCCTTTAGCCTAGACATTAACCTGAAAGTCTGATGTCGATGTTTATAGTTCTAAAAACTATATTATTACCACCTTGATGTGAAAATTGTGGGTATTCTACTAGAATATAGCCAGATTATCATGAAACCACAGAAAAATGTCTCCCAACAGTTTCCTTAAAGTCCAtaattttgggccaggcgcggtggctgatgcctatctgtaatcccagcactttgggaggccaaggcaggcaaatcacttgagctcacaagtttgagacagcctgggcaacatgatgaaaccccgtctctacaaaaaatacaggaattagccaggtatggcggtgtgcacctgtagtcccagctactcaggctgaggcaattggatcgcttgagcccaggaggtggaggttgcagtgagccgagatggcaccactgcactccagcctgggcgatagagccagccctagtctcaaaaaaaaaaaaaaaaaaaaagtccacaatTTCTTTTATAGGCTCTCAAAATTTTCTACTTCACACCCAAACAATGTCCAAATGTTCCAAATGCCTGGTCATTTTCTTACCTGCTTTGACAactaagtattttctttcttttcttaaatcaAAATCAAGTAcgaaattttattaattttggaattgacaaaacatcttttgttttttccaagaATTAATTAAATTGGAAGTATATGGGGGTATTATGTGAATAAACCTTTAATTTTCATGACTGACGTGTATTATTCTAAAagttatttgacttttttaaaaatttctctccaCATTCCCgaatg encodes:
- the LOC105463647 gene encoding KATNB1-like protein 1 translates to MASETHNVKKRNFCNKIEDHFIDLPRKKISNFTNKNMKEVKKSPKQLAAYINRTVGQTLKSPDKLRKVIYRRKKVHHPFPNPCYRKKQSPGSGGCDMANKENELACASHLPEKLHHDSRTYLVNSSDSGSSQTESPSSKYSGFFSEVSQDHETMAQVLFSRNMRLNVALTFWRKRSISELVAYLLRIEDLGVVVDCLPVLTNCLQEEKQYISLGCCVDLLPLVKSLLKSKFEEYVIVGLNWLQAVIKRWWSELSSKTEIISDGNIKILKQQLSGLWEQENHLTLVPGYTGNIAKDVDAYLLQLH